The Chitinophagaceae bacterium DNA window CACCAGGAATACCCGTAATTCCTATTCGTATAGAATTTCCGGTGTAAGGAAGTATAGCATCTAATAATTGTTCGGAAAGTATCTTGTCTTCTATTCTTTCACTCTCTACAAGTGTAATTGCTTTTCCTAAAAAAAACTGATTACCTAAAAGAATTTGGTCTTTCATCTCTAAGAGAGAGATTTTTTTTTTCTCCAACCTGTATCTATCTTTTATGAAAATAATAAATTAAGAAAGACGAACTTTTGCCCACTCATCTTTGAGCGTCACAGTTCTATTAAAGACAAGTTTTTCAGGAGAAGAAAACTTACTGTCTAAAATAAAATACCCTTGTCTTTCTAACTGATAATGAATCCCTGCTTCTGCATTTTGAAAAGAGGGTTCTAATCTTGCATTATGAATGATTTCTAATGACTTAGGATTCAGATAATCTTTCCAATCCTTATTCTCGGGAATATCGGATAGATTTTCTATGGTAAAAAGCTTTTCATACAAACGTATTTCTGCGGGAATAGAATGGGCAGCAGATACCCAAGTGATGGCTGTTTTCACTTTTTTCCCCGTTTTGTCTTCTCCACTTTTACTCAACGGCTCATATCTGCAATATATTTCTTGAATATTTCCATCTGCGTCTGTTTTATAATCCTCACATTTTATTATATAAGCATACTTGAGCCGAACCTCATTGCCGGGAAATAATCTGTAAAATTCCTTCGGAGGATTCAGCATAAAATCGTTTTTTTCTATCCATATATGTTTACTGAAAGGCACTTTTCGTCTGCCCGCACTCGGATCTTCGGGATTATTGATGCAATCCAAATACTCAACATCGGCATCGTAATTCGTGATAATAAGTTTGAGAGGATGGATAATTCCCATTTTTCTCAATGCTGTTTTATTGAGATCTTCTCTGATGCACCATTCCAAAAGAGCAGTATCTATCATATTTTCTCTTTTAGCAATACCTATTTTTTCTGCAAAAATACGAAGAGCATTGGGAGTATAACCTCTTCTTCTTAATCCCGAAATAGTGGGTATTCGGGGATCATCCCATCCATCTACTTTTTTTTCCTCTACTAATTCTAATAGTTTTCTTTTACTCATCACCGTATAGTTGAGATTCAGTCGGGCAAATTCTATTTGTTGGGGTTTATGAACGTGCAATGCCTCTAAAAACCACTCGTAGAGAGGTCTATGAACCTCAAACTCCAATGTACAAAGAGAATGTGTAATACCTTCCAAAGAATCCGATAGACAATGGGCATAGTCATACAGTGGATAGATGCACCATTTATTACCCGTGTTATAGTGATAGGAATATTTTATACGATATATCCCTGGATCCCGCATGTGCATATTTGGATGTGACATATCTATCTTTGCCCTTACAATTTTAGAACCCTCAGGGAAAGCACCTTGTTTCATTTTGTCAAACAAATCGAGATTATACTCCACACTTCGATCTCTATAAGGGCTATGTTTCCCCGTAACCGTAGGAGTTCCCTTATATTTTTCAGCAAATTCCTCTGCACTCAAATCATCTACGTATGCTTTCTCATTTTTTATGAGAACAACAGCGTATTCATACAGTTTCTCAAAATAATTGGAAGCATAAAAGACCCTTTCTCCCGGCTCAAAGCCCAACCACTTTACATCTTCTTTAATTCCTTCTACATAATCTGCATTTTCAGATTCCGGATTCGTATCATCAAACCGCAGATGACATACTCCTTTATGTCTCTCTGCCATACCAAAGTTCAGACACATGGACTTTACATGACCTATATGTAAAAAACCATTCGGCTCCGGAGGAAATCGCGTATAAACACGCTTTACTTTCTGTGAAGATAGGTCTGATTGGATAATATCATCAATAAAATTATTCACTTCTTTTTTCTCTTCCATATTGTGTTTCTTTTATCTGTGCTTAATACTCTGTTATTATGTTTATTATTAATATAAAATATCCCTTGCGCTTGTGAAAGACACATCTTCTCTCTTCTTTTCTGAATAAAAAATACCTGTTCTATTATTTTTATTGCTGATAATTACAGAAAACAGAAGCATTATAATATGTTCTATTTAACTTTTTCAAATTAACTCACAATTGAAAACCTGTGTTTTATTTTTTTATGCTCCCATTTGACAAAAATATACATCATTATAACAAATATCTTAATTATTTGGCAATAATGTCTCTTTTTTTGAAAATGAGTTAAAAAAATATGCAAGAACTTTGAATTTGAATCTATCCCACATTCACTTTGCAAAAATTTTTAGAAGGTTGGAAAAGTTTTGAGTATGTCCTGGTAGC harbors:
- a CDS encoding glutamine--tRNA ligase/YqeY domain fusion protein, encoding MEEKKEVNNFIDDIIQSDLSSQKVKRVYTRFPPEPNGFLHIGHVKSMCLNFGMAERHKGVCHLRFDDTNPESENADYVEGIKEDVKWLGFEPGERVFYASNYFEKLYEYAVVLIKNEKAYVDDLSAEEFAEKYKGTPTVTGKHSPYRDRSVEYNLDLFDKMKQGAFPEGSKIVRAKIDMSHPNMHMRDPGIYRIKYSYHYNTGNKWCIYPLYDYAHCLSDSLEGITHSLCTLEFEVHRPLYEWFLEALHVHKPQQIEFARLNLNYTVMSKRKLLELVEEKKVDGWDDPRIPTISGLRRRGYTPNALRIFAEKIGIAKRENMIDTALLEWCIREDLNKTALRKMGIIHPLKLIITNYDADVEYLDCINNPEDPSAGRRKVPFSKHIWIEKNDFMLNPPKEFYRLFPGNEVRLKYAYIIKCEDYKTDADGNIQEIYCRYEPLSKSGEDKTGKKVKTAITWVSAAHSIPAEIRLYEKLFTIENLSDIPENKDWKDYLNPKSLEIIHNARLEPSFQNAEAGIHYQLERQGYFILDSKFSSPEKLVFNRTVTLKDEWAKVRLS